A stretch of DNA from Solea senegalensis isolate Sse05_10M unplaced genomic scaffold, IFAPA_SoseM_1 scf7180000013188, whole genome shotgun sequence:
gatgtagctgagattggcacagcaccccccgcgaccctctggtggaggataaagcggttagatgatgactgactgactgataaattgttcatacattattttaacatgcagtaaattgtaaatattcaaagttattctggagAAATGGTCAAAAATCATTTATTCGGAAGACAtttttctgacacttttatggttaaaataagcaggacatttttaggtgttaaagggttcataTGACTTTATGttgaattcattatttaattgaGCAGTATTTCGAATATATTTCTTCTCCTTGAGAACCATAGCATTCGTCAACTGATTTACTGTAACCCATGGTTCaggaaaataaactgaatgTTTGAGTGTGACCTTGTTTCCGGGTGGTTTGTGGCTCCAGTGAGAACCTAAAGCTTTCACgaacactacagctttaacgaCATTATGACCAGAAGAGGATTCAAATAcataaaaggcacaaacaagtgaatgaggaaaaactaCTGCTCTCCTGCCATTAGCCTTCACAAGTGCCATAGTGTTGCTCAGTGGCTAATGGCACAAATGCTGTGCTTGTACTGAGATGATCCCAAGTGGAAATTAATGTAATTGTGGAAGTGCAAAGTTAGACACAGCTGAGAACAGACGCCGCTAGTTCAATAAGCCTTGATAATGATACATGAGCAGGCAAGCTCATTCAATTCCCTTGAATAAATTAACGTTTAGAGAAATGCCTGATTAGAAAAGTACAATTATTCAAGTTTTGCCTGAGAGTTAGGTGAGAAGATCAATACCACTGTCTGTTTATGCACAATCAGCATGGAGGACACGGTCATGGAAAATGGATACACTCAGTTTTCAAAGCAATTAAATATATTCAGCTTTCTCTAATACACCAGTTGGAATAATTCCAACCTACCAACCACCtgactgcagagctgcaggaccCAATCAAAACAGGATCTGCTTCTTTGTCTGCTTGGTTTTGAAAGGCTCTCTGCCCAAGCCTCATCATGCAGCTAATTCAGATGTAACCCCACTTTAAACCGCATGGACAATGGCTATTGAGATGAGCATGGTGCTGATATGTGCAGCTATAAAAAGTGCACTGAAAAGTTGTGATGTACCACAGATAGGTGCCTTTGACTTTCCTGTCCACATTAGTATTTTTTCATctaaaattaaacttaaaatagACTTCAAATATCACAGTTGCTGTGTTCTCGTACTCCCCAAAGACTTATATTACCATAATTCTGTGGTTCTTCATCTGCAAAACTGTCATAATTTGTCATTGATTGTGTCATTCACCTGTCGGCTCTCATGTCTCcacctctctcttctcctttgcctcctcctcaaacacttAATCCTGTTCTTCTCTCTTTTACACATCCTTCGCTCCCCAAAAGGAAGGCAGTGTGGCACCACTGCCACCGTCGTGGTTTGGCTCGTCACCTCCATCACACCGCGGCCTTCCTCCTTGCCATCTTCCACGTCCTCACCCTCTACTTCGtcattgtcctcctcctcctcctcttctcccaacTCTGAGCTATGGTGACTTTGTGATGATCGTGCAGTCGCTGTTCCATCTCTCACCTGCAACCAGAACGGCTCAGGCTCTCTGGATGAACTGGGTGGGTGGTGGTGCAGGCCTTCTGCAGCCGTCCTGAGGGAAAGCCTCTGAGCTTGCAGTGGTGTGGAGCTGGATGGGATGGAAAGTTGAGGGGGAGAAGAAGACATGGGCTTCACTGTGGGCCAAGGGGACTGGGCAATCAAACTGACGGTGTTGGTCTGGGAGCAGCCGATACAGATAAATCTGGGACATGTTTGTCCTCCCTGTAAGTTGTTTGATCCTTCTTCAACTTCTAAAGCACAATTTAACTGCATGTCAGAATGACATCTTTCCTGGGCTCCAGCTCCATGTGTTCTTTCAGTCTTCCACTGCCTTTGCTTCCCTCTGACCCTTCCTTCTGCACGTTCAAcacttcttctctcctcttcacttACTTGGTTTCcttctctccatcttcctctgtCGTCTTCAGTGCAGGTCTTTCTGCGAGCTTTCCTCCCGGGTAAGGAAAGTCTCCCCAGCTGCTCCACACTGCTTGATCTTCCTCTTCCGGCTGGATCAGCGCTCCTCAGCTGAGGCCTCACTGCCATCAAGTGTGGGGTGTAAGGTTCATCGTTGCTGTTTTCTTCATGCGGATCCTCAGATTCATGACCTGTCACTCCACGTGAGATGCTTACACCAGAGCCTCCAGCATGGGAGCTCATGATGATGCTTTTTGCAGCCCCttagggagcagcagcagagcgtaTCTGGTGCAACCTCAACCACCTAGTCTGGTCTTTCACCTGTCATTCTTTCTTCAGTCTTGTTTCTGCCTTCCAACTCCTTCTAGATGTATAGAGtcaatctctttttttaagagTTAGAGGGAGTGTTCCAGCGCAGAGGAGGTGAACCATGCAGTCCTCTGGCTTGATCTATCCTGCCCCTGCCCCCCCCCGGGACATTCCACACTGTTGACAAAGACAAAGTCCTTCTGGTGAGCTGCAACACAATAGCTGCACTGTTCATGGCCTCATTATTGTCCTGTGTGACCTATAGAAAACACATCTCTATGcaaccactgcacacacaaaaaataaggTGAAAAAGCCAGAGccaccttttattttttatcacatcCACACTGTTGTGTCAGCTTTTTtcattcatatgtgtgtgtgggtgtgtcagAATCACATCagaatcaaattttttttttttgccttgtgtgtgttttgtttggacaATATACTGTAATTCCCCAGACCTTTTCTTTAattggttttcattttttttgtttgccgaGGGCCTCAGGTGCAGTTTTGCACCTAATAaatgtctgaaaacaaacaaacatgaaacaaatgtaaaagtattaaaTGAAAGATGATATCATAACCTGTTCAGTAGCACTTTATTCCCAAAAGACTTTGCTGTCTCTAAGAGAATATAAGgctgaagaaaaacatattctttaccaaaagtaaaaataaaataaaaaagaagtgtGATTGATATGACAGAACCAGAAACACAAATAacgtttttaaaagtgaaagtttTTAAATCTTAATTCAAAGGTGCATCTGTATGTTTCGAACTCAGTATTTTTCACTTCTCTGGTTTAAATTTCCCCTTTTGTAAATTGCCTTTTCACTTCTAATTCAGCTTGTGGCTCAGAGGGTTTGATGTTCCATCCCAAGCGCCTCAGCTCAGCTTGTTTGAAATGAAAGCCACTGAACCACACATTGCCCCCGATGCGTGTGTACACCGCACTGCACTTATTCCACTCGATTCCCTGACTCACTGATTACATTCTCAGTTTCCTCGGagattttcaaaaaaaggaAGCGAAACGCAATTATTATTTTCCAAAGATTCAAACGGCagcccctctctttctctctcgcacacacgcTTTAATTCTCATCTCGCCTCTCGCAAAGATCAGTGAGACCCATTTGATGCACCGCCCACTAcgaccagcagatggcagcagcTTCCCTCTCTGTGCTGATGTGGCGCTGTCTCTGGTCCTGAAATTTCCTTCCACTCGAAAATCTGGACATGCAGATCTCTTTCCTCCATCCCGGCTTTAAATAGCGCACACTTTTCCCACTAcgtgtgtatttgtttcttaAGTTCGTTCGTTTTATGTCACATGGCTGTTGAAAAATAATTTAGATTAAATGATAAATTAATCTGAAGTGATAAGAAGGACAAACGAGACTTGTTCTTTCTTCTCTTATTTGTGTAATAAATcctttacacacatttaaaaaataaataaaaaaaaaaacgcagctTCAACTGTCGTTTTAAAGTAAAACGGAGAGAAAAGAAGCGCTGTGCGTCTTTATTGGCTGTCTGCGCTGAAAAACAGAGCAACAAGCAGAACACGGGCATAAAACTCCAGGGCGACCTCCTCGCGGTCTGACGTACTCAAAGCTCTTGGTATAAATGAATTCACCTCGTCACCAAGCCGCTCATATGATTCCCACTAACAGTGAGCGCACCCGGCTGTCAACACTCAAGAGCCACAACGCGCGCACAAAACTCCTCACACTCACTGACAAACACGCCTGCGTCATGCGTCCTGAGAGCGACGGCACGAGCTCGGTAACTCCTATGGAACCCAGTAAAAggcacagcagctgcagcagctgcagtttgAGGGGCTGACTGTGTCCTGTCCGTCTGTTCAGCAGCGTGTCCCCACTGCTCTGGGAAAGTTGTAGTCGCATTATGGATTTTATAACAACTACCAGCAACGACAGCAACGTGACAAGTGGTTTCCCTCACGGGAAGGACGTGGTTCTTGACTGGGACGGGGGCGAGAATGGGACGGGGTATGGGTCTCTGCCTGGTCTGGAACTGAATTACCAGATTATCACTTCTCTGCTCTTGGGGTCCCTCATCCTCTGCTCAATATTTGGCAATGCGTGTGTCGTTGCAGCCATCACCTTGGAAAGATCTCTCCAGAATGTGGCAAACTATCTGATCGGATCCTTGGCCGTGACAGACCTCATGGTATCGGTGCTGGTTCTGCCAATGGCGGCTCTCTATCAGGTTTTGAACAAGTGGACTCTGGGACAAGAGATTTGTGATGTATTCATTTCTCTGGATGTACTTTGCTGCACATCATCCATCCTACATCTGTGCGCAATTGCCTTGGACAGGTACTGGGCCATAACTGACCCCATTGACTATGTAAATAAACGGACACCAAGGCGAGCTGCGCTCTTGATTAGTGTGACTTGGTTAGTTGGTTTCTCCATCTCTATTCCGCCTATGTTAGGCTGGAGAAGCGCCGAAGACCGGGCGAACCCCGACGCCTGCATCATCAGCCAGGACCCGGGCTACACTATCTACTCCACATTTGGCGCGTTTTACATTCCCCTCATCCTCATGTTGGTCCTATACGGGCGAATATTCAAGGCTGCTCGGTTTCGGATTCGAAAGACGGTGAAAAAAACGGAGACCAAAAAAGTGTCAGACAAGTGCTTGGCTATCTCTCCGTCTATCTTCCACAAGAAAACCAACGGCGAAGCCGGAGGGAAGGGCTGGAAGCGCAGTGACGAGTCAAAGACGAGTTCTCCGTGCGTAAACGGCGCAGTGAAGCATGG
This window harbors:
- the LOC122760196 gene encoding 5-hydroxytryptamine receptor 1A-alpha-like; translation: MDFITTTSNDSNVTSGFPHGKDVVLDWDGGENGTGYGSLPGLELNYQIITSLLLGSLILCSIFGNACVVAAITLERSLQNVANYLIGSLAVTDLMVSVLVLPMAALYQVLNKWTLGQEICDVFISLDVLCCTSSILHLCAIALDRYWAITDPIDYVNKRTPRRAALLISVTWLVGFSISIPPMLGWRSAEDRANPDACIISQDPGYTIYSTFGAFYIPLILMLVLYGRIFKAARFRIRKTVKKTETKKVSDKCLAISPSIFHKKTNGEAGGKGWKRSDESKTSSPCVNGAVKHGDEGESLEIIEVIGNSKTHLPLPNTPQSSQGYDYMSEKNSGAKRKIALARERKTVKTLGIIMGTFIFCWLPFFIVALVLPFCAERCYMPDWLGAVINWLGYSNSLLNPIIYAYFNKDFQNAFKKIIKCKFCRQ
- the LOC122760195 gene encoding E3 ubiquitin-protein ligase RNF180-like — translated: MSSHAGGSGVSISRGVTGHESEDPHEENSNDEPYTPHLMAVRPQLRSADPAGRGRSSSVEQLGRLSLPGRKARRKTCTEDDRGRWREGNQVSEEERRSVERAEGRVRGKQRQWKTERTHGAGAQERCHSDMQLNCALEVEEGSNNLQGGQTCPRFICIGCSQTNTVSLIAQSPWPTVKPMSSSPPQLSIPSSSTPLQAQRLSLRTAAEGLHHHPPSSSREPEPFWLQVRDGTATARSSQSHHSSELGEEEEEEDNDEVEGEDVEDGKEEGRGVMEVTSQTTTVAVVPHCLPFGERRMCKREKNRIKCLRRRQRRRERWRHESRQSSTENPTTSSSSSSSSSSSSEDDEDVSTRDKEGYICAVCLDVYFSPYMCHPCSHIFCEPCLRTLAKSSPANTPCPLCRTIITHVFFQKELNQTTRTFFPKEYLSRKQIFQKASCAKWPLPSCRKLFRIFGGFQRQNSPIARRQFPHGGSFHQDAMDFEDDSQGWRFDMDMVIIYIYSVNWVIGFFIFCFLCYLFFPSF